A stretch of Brassica napus cultivar Da-Ae chromosome C6, Da-Ae, whole genome shotgun sequence DNA encodes these proteins:
- the LOC106404236 gene encoding jacalin-related lectin 40-like has translation MVEGRIGFHPQCKEVNLSHLSLADDIVVFTDGTPESLHGTLQVFDDFATMSRINVAKSTVFSAGRGKQVLDGAAATSGLSISALPIKYLGLPLTTKIMTRSDYEPLIAKIRNRLLSWSSKALSYAGKLVLIKVGHQTSQRGPKSLGRRYVVRMMKVVWAFVGWQMAQEILRFEVKDGNTARFWTDLWHPLGRLIEFVGEIGTQGLGLRRDVRIREPQLTLILILPFRYSVTYIKIEYENNGKDEVREHGTNRGELKEFSVNYPEDNIVSVGGTYNHIFNYDTTLITSLYFTTSKGYTSPLFGVAKGKEFELKGENGEKLRGIYGRGGTAIDAFGAHFGPLGGNKGNTFDDGFFDGVKKLTIGADEYSIVYMKIEYQKDGKVVVREHGTFDGILKEFSVNYPEDNIVAVGGSYNHIFKYDTTLITSLYFTTSKGFTSPLFGVKKGKDFELKGENGGKLLGIYGRDGTAIDAIGAHFETGSG, from the exons ATGGTCGAAGGGAGAATTGGTTTTCATCCTCAGTGCAAGGAGGTGAATCTTTCCCACTTGAGTTTGGCTGATGATATCGTGGTCTTTACGGATGGTACACCAGAGTCTCTTCATGGTACTCTTCAAGTCTTCGATGACTTTGCTACAATGTCGAGGATAAATGTAGCAAAGTCTACTGTTTTCTCTGCCGGGAGAGGGAAGCAGGTACTAGACGGTGCTGCAGCGACTTCGGGTCTCTCCATCTCTGCTCTACCTATCAAGTATCTTGGGCTTCCCCTCACAACTAAAATCATGACCAGAAGTGATTATGAGCCGCTTATCGCGAAGATCAGGAACCGGCTCCTCTCTTGGTCTAGTAAAGCCTTGTCTTATGCAGGGAAACTGGTGCTTATAAA AGTGGGTCACCAAACATCACAACGAGGGCCAAAGTCTCTTGGGAGGAGGTATGTTGTCCGTATGATGAAGGTGGTTTGGGCATTCGTCGGGTGGCAGAT GGCGCAAGAGATTTTACGCTTTGAGGTTAAGGATGGAAATACAGCTAGGTTCTGGACGGACCTATGGCACCCGCTGGGCAGGCTTATTGAGTTTGTTGGCGAAATTGGCACGCAAGGGTTGGGTCTTAGAAGAGATGTGAGGATCCGTGAG CCCCAACTCACTCTCATTCTCATCTTGCCATTCAGGTACAGTGTAACTTATATCAAGATTGAATACGAAAATAATGGAAAAGATGAAGTCCGTGAACACGGGACAAACCGGGGGGAGCTAAAAGAG TTCTCGGTGAACTATCCGGAAGACAATATTGTCTCCGTTGGTGGAACCTACAATCATATCTTCAACTATGATACAACGCTTATTACATCTTTGTACTTCACCACCTCCAAGGGATATACCTCTCCATTATTTGGTGTGGCCAAGGGAAAAGAGTTCGAGCTCAAAGGTGAAAATGGAGAAAAGCTTCGTGGAATTTATGGACGTGGTGGTACTGCTATCGATGCCTTTGGGGCTCACTTTGGACCGCTTGGTGGTAACAAGGGTAACACATTCGACGATGGTTTTTTCGATGGTGTGAAAAAATTAACCATTGGAGCAGATGAGTACAGTATAGTTTATATGAAGATCGAATACCAAAAGGATGGAAAAGTCGTAGTCCGTGAACATGGGACGTTTGACGGGATTCTAAAAGAG TTCTCGGTGAACTATCCGGAAGACAATATTGTAGCTGTTGGTGGAAGCTACaatcatattttcaaatatGATACAACGCTTATCACATCGTTGTACTTCACAACCTCTAAGGGATTTACCTCTCCATTATTTGGTgtgaaaaaaggaaaagactTCGAGCTCAAAGGTGAAAATGGAGGAAAGCTTCTTGGAATTTATGGACGTGATGGTACTGCCATTGATGCCATTGGGGCTCACTTCGAGACTGGTTCTGGTTAA